Within the Cytophagia bacterium CHB2 genome, the region ACAAGCTCTCCTACGAACAGCTTCTCAAAGTTTTCTTCGCGACCCACGACCCCACTACCAAAAATCGTCAGGGTAACGATGTGGGGCCGCAGTACCGTTCGGCAATTTTCTACGCCAATGAGCAAGAGAAAGAACTGGCCGCGGCCTTTATTCAGGATCTCACGGATGCCAAAGCTTTTTCAAAGCCGATCGTGACCACGTTGGAGCCGCTCACCGGTTTCTATCCGGCGGAAAGCTACCACCAGAACTACGTGTGCTACAATCCCAGTCAAGCCTACGTGCGCATGGTGGCCATGCCCAAGGTTGAAAAAGTGCGGGAGAAATTTCAATCGCTGCTGAAAACAAAGTCGCCTTTGGAGACGGGCGGCAAGAGGTAGGTTGGGACTTGAGTTCTACACTGCGGCCGTTCATTCGGAAACCAATAGCGCGCCGGTATGCAACTCCGTTAGGCGTGGAAAATTTATAACAAGTGTCGTGTCTAGATGATCTTCAACTCCAAAGATGCGGCATGTAGATTTCTTCGAATTGGCGCGGGTTGTATGGTGAAAATTAAACCTGTCACTCCCGCCGGAGTCTTTAAGACAGCTTGTTAAACGTTACTACCTGAATTTTGCATTGTATTCTGGCCTATACTCGCCGGTGAATGAATCCACAGGCTAATATGTGAAAGTCGCATGAATGTGACTCTTACCCGTTGGCTGAAAGCCGTCTTCAGACGGTTTACATATCTTAGCCTGCGATTTCAATCGCAGGCAACTTTTGTGGGTGGAGTTTAAGGCTGCTCGAAGAGCTGCGATTTCCAGCTTGTCCGCAAATCGGGGTATCTGCTTAGGCCGGGACAATTGGGTGAAGTTCTATTAATTTTCGGAATTATTTTCTTCCCTGATGTTTTCAGCTATTCCACCAGCATCATTTTCCTCGAAAGCACTTATCCTTCCTGATG harbors:
- a CDS encoding peptide-methionine (S)-S-oxide reductase, which encodes KLSYEQLLKVFFATHDPTTKNRQGNDVGPQYRSAIFYANEQEKELAAAFIQDLTDAKAFSKPIVTTLEPLTGFYPAESYHQNYVCYNPSQAYVRMVAMPKVEKVREKFQSLLKTKSPLETGGKR